A single Theropithecus gelada isolate Dixy chromosome 7b, Tgel_1.0, whole genome shotgun sequence DNA region contains:
- the LOC112628369 gene encoding olfactory receptor 49-like has protein sequence MKEEPWEQIIKNVEYRPAEVRGAIGNRTTVTEFVLPGLSEACELQMLIFLGLLLTYLLTLLGNLLIVVITLMNRRLHTPMYYFLRNVAVLEIWFTSVIFPKVLTNILTGYKTISLPGCFLQSFLYFLLGTTEFFLLAVMSFDRYVAICNPLRYATTMCQRVCVQLVLCSWMTGFLLIIVPSFLVLQQPFCGPNIINHFFCDNFPLLELIRADTTLIELLGFVIANISLLGTLSVMATSVLHIPLNKEKQKAFSTCSSHIVMSLFYGSCIVMYIRSGKSDQKEDRNKVVALLNTVVTPMLNPFIYTLKNKQVKQVFREQVSKLLL, from the coding sequence CAGAGGTCAGAGGAGCCATCGGGAACCGCACCACCGTCACCGAGTTTGTCCTGCCGGGGCTCTCAGAGGCCTGTGAGCTGCAGATGCTCATCTTCCTGGGGCTCCTCCTGACCTACCTCCTCACACTGCTGGGGAACCTGCTTATCGTGGTCATCACCCTCATGAACAGGCGCCTCCACACACCCATGTACTACTTCCTCCGCAACGTTGCTGTCCTGGAGATCTGGTTCACGTCAGTCATCTTCCCCAAGGTGCTAACCAACATCCTCACAGGATACAAGACCATCTCCCTCCCAGGCTGCTTCCTGCAAAGTTTCCTCTATTTTTTGTTGGGTACCACAGAGTTTTTCCTCCTGGCGGTGATGTCCTTTGACAGGTACGTGGCCATATGTAACCCTTTGCGTTATGCCACCACCATGTGCCAAAGGGTCTGTGTCCAGCTAGTCCTCTGCTCGTGGATGACAGGATTCCTTCTCATCATTGTTCCGAGTTTCCTCGTCCTTCAGCAGCCATTCTGTGGCCCCAACATCATTAACCATTTCTTCTGTGACAACTTTCCCCTCCTGGAACTCATTCGTGCAGACACAACTCTGATAGAGCTCCTGGGTTTTGTTATAGCCAACATCAGCTTACTGGGCACTCTGTCCGTGATGGCCACATCCGTTCTGCACATCCCCTTAAACAAAGAGAAGCAGAAAGCCTTCTCCACCTGCTCCTCCCACATCGTCATGTCTCTCTTCTATGGCAGCTGCATCGTCATGTATATCCGGTCAGGCAAAAGTGACCAGAAGGAAGACAGGAACAAGGTGGTGGCATTGCTTAACACCGTGGTGACCCCGATGCTCAATCCCTTCATCTACACCCTGAAGAACAAACAGGTGAAGCAGGTGTTTAGGGAGCAGGTGAGCAAGCTCCTCTTATAA